One genomic region from Magallana gigas chromosome 3, xbMagGiga1.1, whole genome shotgun sequence encodes:
- the LOC136274012 gene encoding uncharacterized protein, with the protein MQDDQAKVFMKTQACYLLSGMLNKDVEKNIGEETWNEFSLSLIAGISRIMRGITKEAFPTKLIHDVCVTMRKYLFSSQKPLEISSEITEKLESLRGSFNTDIRKEYNMMMGKLGRTANLNQNKQAKKRKNKEKVALSAQTPESKKAKQSQIEDIASPVVKKKTNKGKQTVHGTVKQGSQTGNSSFELDPKASLKKKNSESNTPGGSGKSKKKNLNKKNDSITE; encoded by the exons ATGCAAGATGATCAAGCCAAGGTCTTCATGAAG ACTCAAGCTTGCTACCTGTTGTCAGGGATGCTTAACAAGGATGTT GAAAAGAATATAGGGGAGGAAACATGGAATGAATTTTCCCTTTCTCTGATAGCTGGCATTTCAAGG ATAATGCGAGGTATTACCAAGGAAGCTTTTCCCACCAAACTGATACATGATGTTTGTGTCACCATGAGGAAGTACCTGTTCAGCTCCCAGAAACCTCTG GAAATATCATCAGAGATCACTGAAAAGTTGGAGAGTCTGCGAGGTTCCTTCAACACTGACATCCGCAAAGAGTACAATATGATGATGGGGAAACTTGGGAGGACAGCTAACTT GAATCAGAATAAACAGGCcaagaaaaggaaaaacaaagaaaaggtAGCTTTGAGTGCTCAGACACCTGAAAGCAAGAAAGCCAAGCAGAGTCAAATAGAAGACATTGCGAGTcctgttgttaaaaaaaagactaACAAGGGAAAGCAGACTGTGCATGGAACAGTGAAGCAAGGGTCCCAAACAGGGAACTCCAGCTTTGAGTTGGACCCGAAAGCaagcttgaaaaagaaaaactctGAATCAAATACCCCAGGGGGTAGTGGCAAGTCTAAGAAAAAGAACCTCAACAAGAAAAATGACTCCATTACTGAATAA
- the LOC105327854 gene encoding uncharacterized protein — protein sequence MYNIRKLKRLFSTFGIVICLFLLIHINLPWMKAFFGSNPHLILNNANRKSAVVKKLMEIKNAHDVNADDQFNPLKEVIGVPLRMEEMSFEEIQKSRWINTQKYSPNSLLDFVPPVPKFSVYDVVYQLKNDIMQKYLALDKRKYENPSIVILTPVHNSENDLVQYVQLIRELDYPKHKLSIVFGEDGSEDQTLQLGKDLCAELRREGFHRAEIFHFNITGQITGDWNEIHDQVQQYQRRKHLARARNLLLKAGLKDEEYVLWIDADVGVLPMDLIQQLIFADKDVVAPCCLYKKSEYTNVYDKNTWRETVYSLQEQKKLSKFQLVLEGYGPTIRLYLPHLRGEGRVVPLDGVGGCSLLVKAKCHRQGLHFPEEIFQNHIETEGLAKLAKSKGFGVYGMPFVEVYHK from the coding sequence ATGTACAATATAAGAAAGCTAAAGAGACTCTTCTCCACGTTTGGGATAGTAATATGTCTGTTCCTTCTCATCCACATCAATTTGCCCTGGATGAAGGCATTCTTCGGATCAAATCCACACTTGATTCTGAACAATGCCAACAGAAAGTCTGCAGtagtaaaaaaattgatggagaTTAAAAATGCTCATGATGTCAATGCTGATGACCAGTTCAATCCTCTAAAGGAAGTGATTGGGGTTCCTCTTCGCATGGAAGAAATGTCTTTCGAAGAGATCCAGAAAAGTAGATGGATCAATACCCAGAAATATTCTCCAAATTCATTGTTAGACTTTGTGCCCCCCGTTCCAAAATTTTCAGTTTATGATGTTGTATATCAACTTAAAAATGACATTATGCAAAAATATTTAGCTTTAGACAAGAGAAAGTATGAAAATCCCAGCATAGTGATTTTAACACCTGTGCATAATAGTGAAAATGATCTGGTCCAGTATGTTCAGTTGATTAGAGAACTTGATTATCCAAAACACAAGCTTTCAATTGTTTTCGGTGAAGATGGTAGTGAGGACCAAACTTTACAATTGGGAAAGGATTTATGTGCTGAACTTCGTAGAGAGGGATTCCACAGAGCAGAAATCTTCCATTTTAACATAACCGGTCAAATTACTGGTGATTGGAACGAGATTCATGACCAGGTGCAACAATATCAGCGTAGAAAGCATCTTGCCAGAGCTCGAAATCTGCTCCTTAAAGCTGGATTAAAAGACGAAGAATATGTGTTGTGGATTGATGCTGATGTGGGAGTGCTTCCTATGGATTTAATCCAACAGTTGATCTTCGCAGACAAAGATGTAGTTGCCCCATGCTGTCTTTATAAGAAAAGCGAATACACAAATGTCTATGACAAAAATACATGGAGAGAGACAGTATACTCTCTACAAGAGCAGAAGAAACTCAGCAAATTTCAACTGGTTTTAGAGGGTTATGGACCAACAATTAGACTTTATTTACCTCACTTGAGAGGAGAGGGCAGAGTGGTTCCCTTAGATGGGGTGGGGGGTTGTAGTTTACTAGTCAAAGCAAAGTGCCATAGGCAGGGACTTCACTTCCCTGAAGAAATTTTTCAGAATCATATAGAAACTGAGGGACTGGCCAAACTGGCCAAGAGCAAAGGCTTTGGGGTTTATGGAATGCCATTTGTTGAAGTTTACCATAAataa